From the Deinococcus misasensis DSM 22328 genome, one window contains:
- a CDS encoding transposase family protein — protein sequence MNPEQLKLAVQHFSELPDPRTNRGLNQPLINVIVIALCAVLSDADSFYDMEDFGELKRDWLSSFLDLHTGIPSHDTFNRVFA from the coding sequence ATGAACCCCGAGCAACTGAAACTCGCAGTCCAGCACTTCTCTGAGCTCCCTGATCCCCGGACAAACCGAGGGCTCAATCAACCCCTCATCAACGTGATCGTCATTGCCCTGTGTGCTGTGCTCAGCGATGCAGACAGCTTCTATGACATGGAGGATTTTGGGGAACTCAAACGGGATTGGCTCTCAAGCTTCCTGGACCTCCACACCGGTATACCCTCCCATGACACCTTCAATCGGGTCTTCGCCAG